In Populus alba chromosome 1, ASM523922v2, whole genome shotgun sequence, a single window of DNA contains:
- the LOC118034815 gene encoding uncharacterized protein isoform X1, with protein MRFKAGMKVEVLSKTEVATGSWLCAEIISGNGHTYSVKYGWFPMNNDAEAVVERVPRKAIRPCSPPMAGDDHWVPGDLVEVFHNSAWKTAIVMEVMGDKSFFVRLLGLCGEFIVHKSHLRVRQCWQDGKWIVMRKGLENYVVPMGKGLPDTGTHLSADDDCFPVEKNFEVRRCPTVSSRTLKRRSTFGSDLETYPVTAQKKRLIEKNGSHEQICSAYPSPTFDKVDTLFYPNEVLGENYVHSSFHVGKVELSKMDVGRNNDGSLVESSISVDTDSCMSSVGSCSAVGSYGHNLPCPNLCDKNLEDLHSDAESSNGSEYEIKDSPSYDEKFGVEVHRSKLHAYCSTVEALYSAGPLSWEDEENLTSLRDELHISDDEHLMVLRNLTSVNSRIVSR; from the exons ATGAGATTCAAGGCAGGTATGAAAGTGGAGGTATTAAGCAAAACGGAGGTTGCAACGGGATCTTGGCTTTGTGCCGAAATAATCTCTGGGAATGGGCACACGTACAGTGTGAAGTATGGCTGGTTTCCAATGAATAATGATGCAGAGGCAGTTGTGGAGAGGGTGCCTAGGAAGGCAATTAGGCCTTGTTCGCCACCGATGGCGGGGGATGATCATTGGGTCCCTGGGGATCTTGTTGAAGTGTTCCACAATTCTGCTTGGAAGACAGCAATAGTAATGGAAGTTATGGGTGATAAAAGCTTTTTTGTTAGGTTACTTGGATTGTGTGGAGAATTCATTGTCCATAAATCTCATTTAAGAGTTCGACAGTGCTGGCAAGATGGCAAATGGATTGTCATGAGGAAG GGTTTGGAGAATTATGTTGTGCCTATGGGAAAAGGACTACCGGATACAGGGACACACCTGTCTGCCGACGATGATTGCTTTCCAGTGGAGAAAAATTTTGAAGTGCGAAGGTGCCCTACGGTTTCCTCTAGAACATTGAAGAGAAGGTCAACATTTGGCAGTGATCTTGAAACATATCCAGTTACTGCTCAAAAGAAGAGACTGATTGAAAAAAATGGTAGTCATGAACAAATTTGTTCAGCTTATCCATCTCCTACTTTTGATAAGGTAGACACGCTTTTTTATCCAAATGAAGTATTGGGTGAGAATTATGTGCACTCTTCCTTTCATGTTGGAAAAGTTGAGCTCTCTAAAATGGATGTAGGTAGGAATAATGATGGTAGTCTTGTAGAATCCTCAATATCTGTTGACACTGATAGTTGTATGTCCTCCGTTGGTAGTTGTAGTGCTGTAGGCAGCTATGGTCACAATCTGCCCTGTCCAAACCTATGTGATAAAAATTTAGAGGATTTGCATAGTGATGCTGAATCATCAAATGGATCAGAATATGAGATAAAAGATTCCCCATCCTATGATGAGAAATTTGGAGTTGAAGTGCATAGGTCAAAATTACATGCCTATTGTTCTACTGTTGAGGCATTGTATAGTGCAGGGCCTTTGAGTtgggaagatgaagaaaatttgaCAAGCCTACGCGATGAGCTCCACATTTCAGATGATGAACACTTGATGGTGTTAAGAAATTTGACATCTGTTAATAGTAGGATTGTTAGTAGGTGA
- the LOC118034813 gene encoding peroxisomal ATPase PEX1 isoform X2, with product MAKALLRLQDLDRRLFHNCDVKGVELATALTCVAYMHPETAQKFSLDSLQLVTLVPRLSSKDGVKTPDSDALRVKSASPKEANNGTLTDKKEFRQAIVRLLFSDSVAKGHVMIARSLRLYLRAGLHSWIYLKGCITDLKDIASLSLSPCYFKMLGQEKPVEKPGLELIDINKLQKPRKTSLDTYMDAVDWSIHDKIIAALSQDFPSKQEEETGYLPDNNKGLRRLLQAWYRAQLDAIASTSGVEVNSLILGKETLLHFEVKGYDFGIDRKTSEKASSYSNGSLKNRNKTGEMQLEFLYVLSIPEESVHGIKVNAYSLAFDERKKDNLGVGLFERLKLGGPMSFYSLKESNSFTGFSSNASSLSWMGTTASDVINRMMVLLYPPYSTWFNTYNLPLPGHVLIYGPHGSGKTTLARAVAKSLEEREDLFAHIVFVSCSGLTLDKASAIRQTLSASISEALDHAPSLVIFDDLDTIVSSSSDSEGSQPSTSVVALTKFLSDFIDEYGEKRKSTCGIGPIAFIASVQTLENIPQSLSSSGRFDFHVQLPAPAASEREAILKHEIQRRSLLCSDDILLDVASKCDGYDAYDLEILVDRTVHAAIGRFLPSHSTFEKHDIPTLIKDDFSRAMHEFLPVSMRDITKSAPEGGRSGWDDVGGLSDIRNAIREMIELPSKFPNIFVQSPLRLRSNVLLYGPPGCGKTHIVGAAAAACSLRFISVKGPELLNKYIGASEQAVRDIFSKAAAAAPCLLFFDEFDSIAPKRGHDNTGVTDRVVNQFLTELDGVEVLTGVFVFAATSRPDLLDAALLRPGRLDRLLFCDFPSRQERQEILAVLSRKLPLANDVDIETIAGMTEGFSGADLQALLSDAQLAAVHEHLSSADMGDPGKMPVITDDLLKTTTSKARPSISEAEKQRLFGIYSQFLDSKRSVASQSRDTKGKRATLA from the exons ATGGCAAAGGCCCTGTTGCGTCTTCAAGATTTAGACAGAAGATTGTTTCACAATTGTGATGTCAAAGGTGTTGAGCTGGCCACCGCACTCACTTGTGTTGCTTATATGCATCCTGAAACTGCTCAAAAGTTTTCTTTAGATTCTCTGCAGTTGGTCACACTTGTTCCAAGATTGTCATCAAAAGATGGTGTAAAGACTCCTGATAGCGATGCATTGAGAGTGAAAAGTGCCTCTCCCAAGGAAGCTAACAATGGAACTTTAACTGACAAGAAAGAATTTCGTCAAGCAATTGTCCGCCTTTTGTTTTCTGATTCAGTGGCTAAAGGACATGTAATGATAGCTCGATCCCTTCGTTTGTATTTGAGAGCAGGGCTGCACTCAT GGATTTATTTAAAGGGATGCATTACTGATTTGAAGGACATTGCATCACTTTCACTTTCTCCCTGTTACTTTAAGATGCTTGGACAAGAGAAGCCCGTTGAGAAGCCTGGTCTAGAACTGATTGACATCAATAAACTTcagaaaccaagaaaaactaGCTTGGACACCTATATGGATGCTGTAGATTGGTCAATCCATGACAAAATTATTGCTGCTCTGTCACAAGACTTTCCTTCTAAACAGGAAGAAGAGACTGGTTATCTGCCTGATAATAACAAGGGATTGAGAAGACTTCTTCAAGCATGGTATCGTGCACAGCTTGATGCTATTGCTTCAACTTCTGGGGTGGAagttaattcattaattttaggTAAAGAAACTTTACTTCACTTTGAAGTGAAAGGATATGACTTTGGGATTGATAGGAAGACTAGTGAAAAGGCATCTTCTTATTCAAATGGATCTCTAAAGAACAGAAATAAGACTGGTGAAATGCAACTTGAATTCTTGTATGTACTGAGTATTCCTGAGGAATCTGTGCACGGAATAAAGGTGAATGCATACAGTCTTGCCTTcgatgaaagaaaaaaggataaTCTTGGAGTAGGGTTGTTTGAAAGGCTGAAACTAGGTGGCCCTATGTCCTTCTATTCTTTGAAGGAAAGTAACTCTTTTACAGGCTTTAGTTCAAATGCATCATCTTTGAGCTGGATGGGGACAACTGCTTCTGATGTGATTAACA GAATGATGGTGTTGTTATATCCTCCTTATAGCACGTGGTTTAATACATACAATCTTCCTCTGCCTGGGCACGTTCTGATATATGGACCTCAT GGTTCTGGAAAAACCACTTTAGCAAGAGCTGTTGCAAAATCCCTTGAAGAGCGTGAAGACCTCTTTGCTCACAT AGTTTTTGTAAGCTGCTCTGGACTCACCTTAGATAAAGCCTCGGCCATTCGTCAAACCCTTTCCGCTTCCATATCTGAAGCATTAGATCATGCACCTTCCCTTGTCATCTTTGATGATCTGGATACCATTGTGTCATCCTCTTCTGACTCTGAAGGATCACAACCTTCAACATCGGTTGTTGCGCTGACGAAATTTCTCTCAGATTTTATAGATGAATATGGG GAAAAAAGGAAGAGCACATGTGGAATTGGCCCGATTGCCTTTATAGCCTCTGTGCAGACTCTGGAGAATATTCCACAGTCATTGAGCTCTTCAG GAAGGTTTGACTTCCATGTGCAACTGCCTGCTCCTGCTGCCTCAGAACGTGAGGCTATATTGAAGCATGAAATCCAGAGGCGTTCCTTACTGTGTTCTGACGACATTTTGCTTGATGTGGCTTCCAAATGTGATGGATATGATGCATATGATCTG GAAATATTGGTAGATAGAACTGTACATGCTGCCATTGGCCGATTTTTGCCTTCTCATTCTACTTTTGAAAAGCATGACATACCCACATTAATCAAGGACGATTTCTCTCGGGCAATGCACGAGTTCCTTCCAGTTTCTATGCGTGACATCACTAAATCTGCCCCTGAAGGTGGCCGTTCTGGGTGGGATGATGTTGGTGGTCTTAGTGACATAAGGAATGCTATTAGAGAG ATGATTGAATTGCCTTCAAAGTTCCCGAACATCTTTGTCCAATCTCCTTTACGCTTAAGGTCAAATGTTCTCTTATACGGTCCTCCTGGTTGTGGCAAAACTCATATTGTTGGTGCCGCCGCCGCCGCTTGTTCTCTTCGATTCATATCAGTGAAAGGACCTGAGCTGTTGAACAAATACATTGGTGCTTCTGAACAAGCT GTTCGTGATATTTTCTCAAAAGCTGCAGCTGCAGCACCATGTCTTctattttttgatgaatttgatTCCATTGCCCCAAAACGAGGGCATGACAATACTGGAGTAACTGATCGTGTTGTTAATCAA TTTCTAACTGAATTAGATGGTGTAGAAGTTTTGActggagtttttgtttttgctgcaACAAG TAGACCAGATCTACTTGATGCTGCCTTGTTGAGACCTGGTCGGTTAGATCGCCTTCTTTTCTGTGATTTTCCATCTCGGCAGGAGAGGCAGGAAATCCTAGCAGTTCTTTCTAGAAAG CTGCCTCTTGCCAATGATGTTGACATAGAAACAATAGCTGGTATGACAGAAGGATTTAGCGGTGCTGACCTACAAGCTCTTCTCTCCGATGCGCAGCTTGCAGCAGTTCATGAACATTTAAGCAGTGCAGACATGGGCGACCCTGGTAAAATGCCAGTCATAACTGATGATCTTTTAAAGACCACTACTTCCAAAGCAAGACCATCGATATCTGAAGCTGAGAAGCAAAGACTCTTTGGTATTTATAGCCAGTTCTTGGATTCAAAGCGATCTGTTGCTTCACAG TCGAGGGAtacaaaaggcaaaagagctaCTCTAGCATAA
- the LOC118034815 gene encoding protein AGENET DOMAIN (AGD)-CONTAINING P1 isoform X2 has product MRFKAGMKVEVLSKTEVATGSWLCAEIISGNGHTYSVKYGWFPMNNDAEAVVERVPRKAIRPCSPPMAGDDHWVPGDLVEVFHNSAWKTAIVMEVMGDKSFFVRLLGLCGEFIVHKSHLRVRQCWQDGKWIVMRKGLENYVVPMGKGLPDTGTHLSADDDCFPVEKNFEVRRCPTVSSRTLKRRSTFGSDLETYPVTAQKKRLIEKNGSHEQICSAYPSPTFDKQHMDFELTNMLMPCRNGSWPILRGCIPCF; this is encoded by the exons ATGAGATTCAAGGCAGGTATGAAAGTGGAGGTATTAAGCAAAACGGAGGTTGCAACGGGATCTTGGCTTTGTGCCGAAATAATCTCTGGGAATGGGCACACGTACAGTGTGAAGTATGGCTGGTTTCCAATGAATAATGATGCAGAGGCAGTTGTGGAGAGGGTGCCTAGGAAGGCAATTAGGCCTTGTTCGCCACCGATGGCGGGGGATGATCATTGGGTCCCTGGGGATCTTGTTGAAGTGTTCCACAATTCTGCTTGGAAGACAGCAATAGTAATGGAAGTTATGGGTGATAAAAGCTTTTTTGTTAGGTTACTTGGATTGTGTGGAGAATTCATTGTCCATAAATCTCATTTAAGAGTTCGACAGTGCTGGCAAGATGGCAAATGGATTGTCATGAGGAAG GGTTTGGAGAATTATGTTGTGCCTATGGGAAAAGGACTACCGGATACAGGGACACACCTGTCTGCCGACGATGATTGCTTTCCAGTGGAGAAAAATTTTGAAGTGCGAAGGTGCCCTACGGTTTCCTCTAGAACATTGAAGAGAAGGTCAACATTTGGCAGTGATCTTGAAACATATCCAGTTACTGCTCAAAAGAAGAGACTGATTGAAAAAAATGGTAGTCATGAACAAATTTGTTCAGCTTATCCATCTCCTACTTTTGATAAG CAGCACATGGATTTTGAGTTGACTAATATGCTGATGCCATGTCGGAACGGCTCATGGCCAATATTGAGGGGTTGCATTCCTTGTTTCTAA
- the LOC118034813 gene encoding peroxisomal ATPase PEX1 isoform X1 yields MEFQVKHVGGIENCFVSLPFNLIQILESTRRPAPLPPLLTLELRSPSANRHWTVAWSGATSSSSSIEVAQQFAECISLPDHISVQVRAVSNVVNATLVTIEPHSEDDWEVLELNAEQAEASILKQVRIVNEGMRFPLWLHGGAVITFLVVSTSPKRAVVQLVPGAEVAVAPKRRKKVVNKQDATVQSSNKESNMAKALLRLQDLDRRLFHNCDVKGVELATALTCVAYMHPETAQKFSLDSLQLVTLVPRLSSKDGVKTPDSDALRVKSASPKEANNGTLTDKKEFRQAIVRLLFSDSVAKGHVMIARSLRLYLRAGLHSWIYLKGCITDLKDIASLSLSPCYFKMLGQEKPVEKPGLELIDINKLQKPRKTSLDTYMDAVDWSIHDKIIAALSQDFPSKQEEETGYLPDNNKGLRRLLQAWYRAQLDAIASTSGVEVNSLILGKETLLHFEVKGYDFGIDRKTSEKASSYSNGSLKNRNKTGEMQLEFLYVLSIPEESVHGIKVNAYSLAFDERKKDNLGVGLFERLKLGGPMSFYSLKESNSFTGFSSNASSLSWMGTTASDVINRMMVLLYPPYSTWFNTYNLPLPGHVLIYGPHGSGKTTLARAVAKSLEEREDLFAHIVFVSCSGLTLDKASAIRQTLSASISEALDHAPSLVIFDDLDTIVSSSSDSEGSQPSTSVVALTKFLSDFIDEYGEKRKSTCGIGPIAFIASVQTLENIPQSLSSSGRFDFHVQLPAPAASEREAILKHEIQRRSLLCSDDILLDVASKCDGYDAYDLEILVDRTVHAAIGRFLPSHSTFEKHDIPTLIKDDFSRAMHEFLPVSMRDITKSAPEGGRSGWDDVGGLSDIRNAIREMIELPSKFPNIFVQSPLRLRSNVLLYGPPGCGKTHIVGAAAAACSLRFISVKGPELLNKYIGASEQAVRDIFSKAAAAAPCLLFFDEFDSIAPKRGHDNTGVTDRVVNQFLTELDGVEVLTGVFVFAATSRPDLLDAALLRPGRLDRLLFCDFPSRQERQEILAVLSRKLPLANDVDIETIAGMTEGFSGADLQALLSDAQLAAVHEHLSSADMGDPGKMPVITDDLLKTTTSKARPSISEAEKQRLFGIYSQFLDSKRSVASQSRDTKGKRATLA; encoded by the exons ATGGAATTCCAAGTGAAGCACGTGGGCGGTATAGAGAATTGCTTTGTCTCTCTTCCTTTCAACCTAATCCAAATCCTTGAATCCACTCGCCGCCCTGCTCCTCTCCCTCCACTTCTCACTCTTGAACTACGTTCTCCTTCCGCCAACCGTCACTGGACCGTCGCTTGGTCCGGTGCtacctcctcctcttcctccatCGAG GTTGCGCAACAATTTGCAGAGTGCATTTCATTGCCTGATCATATTAGTGTTCAAGTCAGGGCTGTTTCTAATGTTGTCAACGCGACTTTAGTAACCATTGAACCTCATAGTGAGGATGATTGGGAAGTTTTAGAACTTAACGCTGAACAAGCCGAGGCTTCCATATTAAAGCAG GTGAGGATTGTCAATGAAGGAATGAGATTTCCTTTGTGGTTACATGGCGGCGCTGTCATTACATTCCTTGTGGTTTCAACATCCCCCAAGAGAGCGGTGG TTCAACTTGTTCCAGGAGCTGAAGTTGCAGTTGCTCCAAAAAGACGCAAAAAGGTTGTTAATAAACAAGATGCCACTGTGCAGTCTTCTAATAAAGAAAGTAATATGGCAAAGGCCCTGTTGCGTCTTCAAGATTTAGACAGAAGATTGTTTCACAATTGTGATGTCAAAGGTGTTGAGCTGGCCACCGCACTCACTTGTGTTGCTTATATGCATCCTGAAACTGCTCAAAAGTTTTCTTTAGATTCTCTGCAGTTGGTCACACTTGTTCCAAGATTGTCATCAAAAGATGGTGTAAAGACTCCTGATAGCGATGCATTGAGAGTGAAAAGTGCCTCTCCCAAGGAAGCTAACAATGGAACTTTAACTGACAAGAAAGAATTTCGTCAAGCAATTGTCCGCCTTTTGTTTTCTGATTCAGTGGCTAAAGGACATGTAATGATAGCTCGATCCCTTCGTTTGTATTTGAGAGCAGGGCTGCACTCAT GGATTTATTTAAAGGGATGCATTACTGATTTGAAGGACATTGCATCACTTTCACTTTCTCCCTGTTACTTTAAGATGCTTGGACAAGAGAAGCCCGTTGAGAAGCCTGGTCTAGAACTGATTGACATCAATAAACTTcagaaaccaagaaaaactaGCTTGGACACCTATATGGATGCTGTAGATTGGTCAATCCATGACAAAATTATTGCTGCTCTGTCACAAGACTTTCCTTCTAAACAGGAAGAAGAGACTGGTTATCTGCCTGATAATAACAAGGGATTGAGAAGACTTCTTCAAGCATGGTATCGTGCACAGCTTGATGCTATTGCTTCAACTTCTGGGGTGGAagttaattcattaattttaggTAAAGAAACTTTACTTCACTTTGAAGTGAAAGGATATGACTTTGGGATTGATAGGAAGACTAGTGAAAAGGCATCTTCTTATTCAAATGGATCTCTAAAGAACAGAAATAAGACTGGTGAAATGCAACTTGAATTCTTGTATGTACTGAGTATTCCTGAGGAATCTGTGCACGGAATAAAGGTGAATGCATACAGTCTTGCCTTcgatgaaagaaaaaaggataaTCTTGGAGTAGGGTTGTTTGAAAGGCTGAAACTAGGTGGCCCTATGTCCTTCTATTCTTTGAAGGAAAGTAACTCTTTTACAGGCTTTAGTTCAAATGCATCATCTTTGAGCTGGATGGGGACAACTGCTTCTGATGTGATTAACA GAATGATGGTGTTGTTATATCCTCCTTATAGCACGTGGTTTAATACATACAATCTTCCTCTGCCTGGGCACGTTCTGATATATGGACCTCAT GGTTCTGGAAAAACCACTTTAGCAAGAGCTGTTGCAAAATCCCTTGAAGAGCGTGAAGACCTCTTTGCTCACAT AGTTTTTGTAAGCTGCTCTGGACTCACCTTAGATAAAGCCTCGGCCATTCGTCAAACCCTTTCCGCTTCCATATCTGAAGCATTAGATCATGCACCTTCCCTTGTCATCTTTGATGATCTGGATACCATTGTGTCATCCTCTTCTGACTCTGAAGGATCACAACCTTCAACATCGGTTGTTGCGCTGACGAAATTTCTCTCAGATTTTATAGATGAATATGGG GAAAAAAGGAAGAGCACATGTGGAATTGGCCCGATTGCCTTTATAGCCTCTGTGCAGACTCTGGAGAATATTCCACAGTCATTGAGCTCTTCAG GAAGGTTTGACTTCCATGTGCAACTGCCTGCTCCTGCTGCCTCAGAACGTGAGGCTATATTGAAGCATGAAATCCAGAGGCGTTCCTTACTGTGTTCTGACGACATTTTGCTTGATGTGGCTTCCAAATGTGATGGATATGATGCATATGATCTG GAAATATTGGTAGATAGAACTGTACATGCTGCCATTGGCCGATTTTTGCCTTCTCATTCTACTTTTGAAAAGCATGACATACCCACATTAATCAAGGACGATTTCTCTCGGGCAATGCACGAGTTCCTTCCAGTTTCTATGCGTGACATCACTAAATCTGCCCCTGAAGGTGGCCGTTCTGGGTGGGATGATGTTGGTGGTCTTAGTGACATAAGGAATGCTATTAGAGAG ATGATTGAATTGCCTTCAAAGTTCCCGAACATCTTTGTCCAATCTCCTTTACGCTTAAGGTCAAATGTTCTCTTATACGGTCCTCCTGGTTGTGGCAAAACTCATATTGTTGGTGCCGCCGCCGCCGCTTGTTCTCTTCGATTCATATCAGTGAAAGGACCTGAGCTGTTGAACAAATACATTGGTGCTTCTGAACAAGCT GTTCGTGATATTTTCTCAAAAGCTGCAGCTGCAGCACCATGTCTTctattttttgatgaatttgatTCCATTGCCCCAAAACGAGGGCATGACAATACTGGAGTAACTGATCGTGTTGTTAATCAA TTTCTAACTGAATTAGATGGTGTAGAAGTTTTGActggagtttttgtttttgctgcaACAAG TAGACCAGATCTACTTGATGCTGCCTTGTTGAGACCTGGTCGGTTAGATCGCCTTCTTTTCTGTGATTTTCCATCTCGGCAGGAGAGGCAGGAAATCCTAGCAGTTCTTTCTAGAAAG CTGCCTCTTGCCAATGATGTTGACATAGAAACAATAGCTGGTATGACAGAAGGATTTAGCGGTGCTGACCTACAAGCTCTTCTCTCCGATGCGCAGCTTGCAGCAGTTCATGAACATTTAAGCAGTGCAGACATGGGCGACCCTGGTAAAATGCCAGTCATAACTGATGATCTTTTAAAGACCACTACTTCCAAAGCAAGACCATCGATATCTGAAGCTGAGAAGCAAAGACTCTTTGGTATTTATAGCCAGTTCTTGGATTCAAAGCGATCTGTTGCTTCACAG TCGAGGGAtacaaaaggcaaaagagctaCTCTAGCATAA
- the LOC140954343 gene encoding uncharacterized protein: MASAFNQSSSTSGPVGSGQSTTVTSIPTHQMLNHTLPVKLDRSNYVLWRSQIDYVVFVNGFEDFIDGTTICPEKELSLGVTNPLFVAWRRQDSTILSWIYSSLMPAIMAQIIDYNTSHTTWNALEKTFSSSSKARIMQLRLELQSMKKGSLSMIDYIIKVKGAADNLATIGELVLEQDQIMNLLRGLKSDYNAVVTAINIRDDKIFIEAVHKVVEESTMAAEDKAIPQIPATTPIGVVIVGVGITIMGDTIQPTLKSHNVNYVASLVILPMCVTIASHHLTQNEGNLNNFAPYTGTDRVTVGNAQNRRAKRKHKHVMETGLALLSHASLLIQFWQYAFQSATFLINRMPSKDTCSAPAPRLTTRLMYGITKKKTMFHISATKLSKPHTLSQALTDSNWTQAMDLEIAALHKNHTWDLVDQPTDVNIIGCKWVYKLKHKPNRIIDRYKARLVVKGFHQTLDLDYFETFSPTVKAATI, encoded by the exons ATGGCTTCTGCGTTTAATCAATCATCATCTACCTCTGGTCCGGTTGGCTCTGGACAAAGTACAACTGTGACATCCATCCCCACACATCAGATGCTCAATCATACACTACCTGTGAAACTTGATCGATCGAATTATGTCTTATGGAGGTCTCAAATTGATTATGTTGTTTTTGTCAATGGCTTTGAGGATTTCATAGATGGCACAACTATCTGTCCAGAAAAGGAGCTAAGTCTAGGAGTAACTAATCCATTGTTTGTCGCTTGGAGAAGACAAGATAGCACAATTCTTAGCTGGATATACTCATCCCTCATGCCAGCTATCATGGCACAGATCATTGACTACAATACCTCTCACACTACCTGGAATGCCTTAGAgaaaaccttttcttcttcctcaaaAGCTAGAATCATGCAACTCAGGCTTGAGTTGCAATCCATGAAGAAAGGATCTCTATCCATGATAGATTACATCATTAAGGTTAAAGGCGCTGCAGACAATCTAGCAACCATTGGAGAACTTGTGTTAGAACAAGATCAAATAATGAATCTCCTTAGAGGCCTTAAATCTGACTATAATGCAGTAGTCACTGCCATCAACATTCGAGATGATAAGATCTTTATTGAAGCAGTTCATA AGGTGGTGGAAGAAAGTACAATGGCAGCTGAGGACAAAGCCATACCTCAAATACCAGCAACTACACCTATAGGGGTTGTAATCGTGGGGGTAGGTATAACTATAATGGGAGACACAATTCAACCAACTCTGAAAAGCCACAATGTCAATTATGTGGCAAGTTTGGTCATACTGCCTATGTGTGTTACCATCG CAAGTCATCATCTGACTCAGAATGAAGGGAACCTCAACAATTTTGCACCTTACACAGGCACAGACAGAGTCACAGTTGGTAATG CTCAAAATAGGAGAGCAAAGAGGAAGCACAAGCATGTTATGGAAACTGGATTGGCTTTACTATCTCACGCCTCATTACTAATACAGTTCTGGCAATATGCATTCCAGTCAGCCACTTTCCTCATCAATCGCATGCCAAGTAAG GATACCTGTTCTGCTCCAGCTCCACGACTGACCACACGATTGATGTATGGTATCACCAAGAAAAAGACCATGTTTCATATATCTGCTACAAAACTCTCAAAACCACACACTCTTAGTCAAGCTCTCACAGATTCTAATTGGACCCAGGCCATGGATCTAGAAATAGCTGCTTTACATAAAAACCATACCTGGGATCTTGTTGACCAACCTACTGATGTTAATATAATTGGTTGTAAGTGGGTTTACAAGTTGAAACACAAGCCAAATAGGATCATCGACAGGTATAAAGCTAGACTTGTGGTTAAAGGGTTCCATCAAACTCTTGATCttgattattttgaaacatttagtCCAACTGTTAAGGCTGCCACTATTTGA